One Bubalus bubalis isolate 160015118507 breed Murrah chromosome 10, NDDB_SH_1, whole genome shotgun sequence genomic window carries:
- the KIAA0408 gene encoding uncharacterized protein KIAA0408 homolog: MVGLILHSHFMQRSKIHCSKTSKAFHSKTTSCPPIARLTGGWTSVGFLPSAKRQVRRLQIKQLQASKKQLREGRDEQKYPFTNTHTVAMDLHKQWENTEANWHKEKMELLDQFDNERKEWESQWKIMQKKIEELCHEVKRRRKINMSERAKVIDLDCEKAVGDKMESSPDYPNSGQCKFTGIHPRDILGKKDKTEQSLLRERNQVCKEQKTMKKSKVGYMDSEARDNQKERGARPDLRTFEAENKSCSGALNTALEELAKVSEELCNFQEEIQKRSNHRRMKSDSFLQETPNVMNTPHGGHMINNSQCIPSTSLENEKWKNRKNLSCTNVFQNNSKKKDGIDTIDLKRSEAPPIPPPRSTSRNFPSSYSAQAHESWKECLDHSSWVAQEGQGEKNSHPHFLWKHDEMPLLGLNEGKTLKDGITFPSLAPEAKIDNKPSCNENAGLSMWSCNTGVCAKNSPSTLWFQKACSTPNKPKYEKVIPDHSAKPPPDLHISNDCSSLVSQSSGPLRSFSYGFEKTTGNEKLAKKTDEFNRIVFRTDRNCHAVQQSQSCSERSEDLQRCETLTACTGNVSVSESVSDVLKTSAPMPVPRENVPDNSTKKPTPGQFRQTREPISPHSYRNMLHEHDWRPSSLSDRPRSADPRSNYGVVEKLLKTYETSAGSALQNSRCFRANWTKCSSDVSGGATLGQHLEKLQIEQELEHKTAMHGAQQVKRGVDRKKVTEESMAVKSSPGKGFSRPARPANRRLPSRWASRSPSAPPALRRTAHNFPVPLRSEASMV; encoded by the exons ATGGTTGGACTGATTTTACATtcccatttcatgcaaagaagcaAGATTCACTGCTCCAAGACGTCAAAGGCTTTTCACTCTAAAACAACCAGCTGTCCTCCCATTGCTAGGTTGACCGGTGGTTGGACCTCTGTAGGATTTCTCCCCAGTGCAAAAAG GCAAGTGAGACGGCTTCAAATAAAACAGCTCCAAGCTTCCAAGAAACAGTTAAGAGAAGGCAGAGACGAACAGAAATACCCCTTCACTAACACTCACACGGTTGCCATGGACCTGCACAAGCAGTGGGAGAACACAGAGGCTAACTGGCACAAGGAAAAAATGGAATTACTGGACCAGTTTgacaatgaaagaaaggaatgggaAAGTCAGTGGAAGATAATGCAGAAGAAGATAGAAGAG CTCTGCCATGAAGTAAAGCGTCGGAGGAAAATCAACATGAGTGAACGTGCTAAGGTCATTGATCTTGATTGTGAGAAGGCTGTTGGAGATAAAATGGAATCTTCTCCAGATTACCCCAATTCAGGACAATGTAAATTTACAGGGATACATCCCAGGGACAttctgggaaaaaaagataaaacagagcAGAGTTTACTCAGGGAAAGAAATCAAGTGTGCAAGgaacaaaaaacaatgaaaaaatcaaaagtaGGGTATATGGATTCTGAAGCCAGAGACAACCAAAAAGAACGTGGGGCCCGGCCTGACCTGAGGACTTTTGAGGCAGAGAACAAGAGCTGCTCTGGCGCCCTCAACACA GCTCTTGAAGAACTTGCCAAAGTTAGTGAAGAATTATGCAACTTTCAAGAGGAAATTCAAAAGCGGTCTAACCACAGAAG GATGAAGtcagattcttttctccaggAAACACCAAATGTAATGAATACGCCTCATGGAGGTCACATGATCAACAACAGCCAGTGCATTCCTTCAACCAGtttagaaaatgagaaatggaaaaacagaaaaaatctgAGCTGTACCAATGTTTTCCAGAACAATTCCAAGAAAAAAGATGGAATTGATACAATTGATCTGAAAAGAAGTGAAGCTCCACCAATTCCTCCTCCAAGAAGCACATCTCGAAATTTTCCCAGCTCATATTCTGCACAAGCCCATGAAAGTTGGAAAGAATGTTTAGACCACAGCAGCTGGGTGGCCCAAGAGGGTCAAGGTGAAAAGAACAGCCACCCTCATTTTCTCTGGAAGCATGATGAGATGCCACTGCTGGGTCTAAATGAAGGGAAGACTCTGAAGGATGGTATCACGTTTCCTTCTTTGGCACCAGAAGCTAAAATAGATAACAAGCCTTCATGTAATGAAAATGCTGGACTTAGCATGTGGTCATGCAACACTGGGGTTTGTGCAAAAAATAGCCCCTCTACACTGTGGTTTCAGAAAGCCTGCTCTACTCCCAATAAGCCAAAATATGAAAAGGTAATTCCAGATCACTCTGCTAAACCTCCTCCTGATCTTCATATAAGCAATGACTGTAGCTCCTTAGTGTCACAGAGCAGCGGCCCACTAAGAAGTTTCAGTTATGGCTTTGAAAAGACTACTGGGAATGAAAAGCTGGCAAAAAAGACTGATGAATTTAACAGAATTGTATTTAGAACAGATAGAAATTGTCatgctgtacaacaaagtcaaAGCTGCTCAGAACGATCCGAAGATCTTCAGCGCTGTGAGACCTTGACTGCGTGCACAGGCAACGTCTCAGTCAGTGAGAGTGTTTCTGACGTTCTGAAAACCAGTGCCCCCATGCCTGTGCCCAGGGAAAATGTGCCTGATAATTCCACCAAAAAACCCACACCAGGCCAGTTCAGACAAACGCGGGAGCCCATAAGCCCTCACAGTTACCGGAATATGCTTCACGAGCATGACTGGAGACCAAGTAGTTTGTCTGATCGGCCAAGGTCTGCGGACCCCAGGTCAAATTATGGTGTGGTGGAAAAGCTGCTGAAAACCTATGAGACATCTGCGGGGTCTGCATTGCAGAATTCTCGATGCTTCCGGGCCAACTGGACCAAATGTAGTTCTGATGTCAGTGGTGGAGCCACATTAGGTCAACATTTAGAAAAGCTCCAAATAGAACAAGAGCTTGAGCACAAGACAGCAATGCATGGAGCACAGCAAGTGAAGCGAGGAGTAGATCGGAAAAAGGTAACTGAG GAATCCATGGCAGTGAAATCCTCACCTGGAAAAGGATTTTCCCGACCTGCCAGACCAGCAAATCGCCGTCTCCCATCCAGATGGGCATCTAGATCTCCTTCAGCACCCCCTGCCTTGCGGAGAACTGCCCACAACTTCCCCGTTCCTCTGCGATCAGAAGCATCGATGGTCTAA